The DNA sequence GTACTGAAATGCACGTAACAACGCTGCACAAACGATACGAAGACGGTCGGATGGATGTGAAATCGAAAGGGCTGGGTGTTTTTAAGCTGGTAAACTTCGAAAACCCCGTAGCGGGAAAGCTCTACGCGGGGGGCGATGTCGAACTGGTAGAACCCGGAGACGGGTTCAGCGCACACGTTGATGCGCTCGCCGAGCGCGTTGGGCGGCTCTATACCTTGCTGCAAATTGAAACGGATTATGATCCACTCGTAGAGAACTTCTCGTACCGGGTTGCGCATAAAGTTGGGCTATCGGTTGAGCAGGAATACGAACTACTGACGCTGGAAAGCGAAGCTGAGCGACAGCTCTTCCTTATCCAGCACCTCAATAATGTCCTACCTGTTGTCTCTGACATGGAGCGAACCAAGCAGCGTATCCGCATGAACGGCCACTTCAAAAACCTCGATCCGTTGAATTTTTAGGGACTGATCAATGACCAGG is a window from the Spirosoma rigui genome containing:
- a CDS encoding LON peptidase substrate-binding domain-containing protein; its protein translation is MEKTLPLFPLNLIVYPGEDLNLHIFEPRYRQLINECIEEERTFGIPAFINNKLPGYGTEMHVTTLHKRYEDGRMDVKSKGLGVFKLVNFENPVAGKLYAGGDVELVEPGDGFSAHVDALAERVGRLYTLLQIETDYDPLVENFSYRVAHKVGLSVEQEYELLTLESEAERQLFLIQHLNNVLPVVSDMERTKQRIRMNGHFKNLDPLNF